Proteins from one Gimesia maris genomic window:
- a CDS encoding homocitrate synthase/isopropylmalate synthase family protein, producing the protein MFQFFSGAKKQIKNKVKRAVIRHHRRTGAVLFSDTTLRDGEQMPGATLDPIEKLQIAKALEAAGVHSLDAGFPASSQADIDAIQSMVGVIKKPVLTALCRTLPGDVDAADEALAGNPPHKRGVSLFCGTSPLHRQFKLEKSKSEVLKLIVDSIQYAAEKFDIVAFSPEDASRTEVDFLCEVYREAIAAGATTIGFPDTVGILTPWKAQDFICRIQDEVPGIENVLLAVHFHNDLGLAVANTLACIDAGANVVQCTVNGIGERAGNAALEEVAMALHLHQEEYQRPHQLDVSQLAPLCKLVAELTGIALSPMKPVAGSNIFATEAGIHQDGLLKNPDTYLPYRPETVGETGIRLVLGRHSGRKAILHRLHELGKEPNEQVVQRVLQAIKELPKGELVDDDLLLNLTD; encoded by the coding sequence ATGTTTCAGTTTTTCTCCGGCGCCAAGAAGCAGATCAAGAACAAGGTCAAACGGGCGGTGATCAGGCATCACCGTCGCACGGGAGCGGTGCTGTTCAGCGACACGACACTTCGCGATGGCGAACAGATGCCAGGGGCGACGCTGGATCCAATCGAAAAACTGCAGATCGCGAAAGCCCTCGAAGCGGCGGGAGTCCACTCACTGGATGCCGGCTTTCCAGCTTCCTCACAGGCAGATATTGATGCCATCCAGAGTATGGTGGGGGTGATCAAAAAGCCTGTGCTAACGGCTTTGTGTCGGACTTTACCAGGTGATGTGGATGCCGCTGATGAGGCGCTGGCAGGGAATCCCCCGCACAAACGCGGCGTCAGTCTGTTTTGTGGTACGAGCCCGTTACATCGTCAGTTCAAGCTGGAGAAAAGTAAATCCGAAGTACTGAAACTGATTGTGGACAGCATTCAGTATGCAGCGGAGAAGTTTGACATTGTGGCGTTCAGTCCAGAAGACGCCAGTCGCACGGAAGTGGATTTTTTATGCGAAGTCTACCGGGAAGCGATCGCCGCCGGTGCAACCACTATAGGTTTTCCGGATACAGTGGGCATTCTGACGCCTTGGAAAGCGCAGGACTTTATCTGTCGGATTCAGGATGAAGTACCCGGTATTGAAAACGTGCTGCTGGCAGTCCATTTTCATAATGATCTGGGACTGGCGGTGGCGAACACATTGGCCTGTATTGATGCCGGAGCGAATGTGGTGCAGTGCACGGTTAACGGAATCGGTGAACGGGCTGGAAATGCAGCTTTGGAAGAAGTGGCAATGGCGCTGCATCTGCACCAGGAAGAATACCAGCGTCCCCATCAACTGGATGTTTCTCAGCTGGCACCACTTTGTAAACTGGTAGCAGAGCTGACCGGGATTGCGCTGTCACCTATGAAACCAGTTGCCGGCAGTAATATCTTTGCGACCGAAGCAGGTATTCACCAGGATGGCCTGTTGAAGAATCCTGATACTTATCTGCCGTACAGACCGGAAACAGTGGGTGAAACCGGGATTCGACTGGTGCTCGGGCGTCATAGCGGCCGAAAAGCGATATTGCATCGGCTGCACGAACTGGGGAAAGAACCCAATGAACAGGTTGTGCAGCGGGTATTACAGGCCATCAAAGAACTCCCGAAGGGAGAGCTTGTCGACGATGATCTGTTGTTAAACCTGACAGACTGA
- a CDS encoding phosphoribosylformylglycinamidine synthase subunit PurQ, with protein MSTPPKVCVLRAPGTNCDIETAHAFDLCGAESTRIHLLKLLKNPSQLNDYQILCLPGGFSYGDDVGAGVIFASHLQGQLADVIGNFLAADKLVLGICNGFQVLLKAGILPGGAAGWPPQADQSRDATLTWNTNGKYTSLWVNLGVVAPQNVFLKGIDQIELPIAHAEGRIAVNDPAIIEGWKANQQIAMCYRDAGDTETMLQEEILPYPVNPNGSACNIAALSDPAGRVLGLMPHPERFLFATQHPQWTRLGLTGEGAGMQLFRNAVNYFV; from the coding sequence ATGTCTACTCCTCCCAAAGTTTGTGTGTTACGTGCCCCTGGCACCAACTGCGATATCGAGACAGCACATGCATTTGATTTGTGTGGAGCCGAGTCCACCCGGATTCATCTCTTGAAACTCCTGAAAAATCCCAGCCAACTGAACGACTACCAGATACTCTGTCTCCCCGGCGGTTTCAGTTACGGGGACGATGTGGGTGCGGGCGTCATCTTTGCCAGCCATCTTCAGGGACAACTGGCTGATGTGATCGGGAACTTTCTGGCAGCAGATAAACTTGTTCTGGGGATCTGTAACGGGTTTCAGGTCTTGCTTAAAGCGGGAATCCTGCCTGGCGGTGCAGCAGGCTGGCCTCCTCAGGCTGACCAGTCCCGCGATGCCACCCTGACCTGGAACACAAATGGAAAATACACGTCACTCTGGGTCAACCTGGGAGTCGTGGCTCCTCAAAATGTGTTTCTGAAGGGAATCGATCAGATCGAACTTCCCATCGCCCACGCTGAAGGTCGCATTGCGGTCAATGACCCTGCCATCATCGAAGGCTGGAAAGCCAATCAACAGATCGCCATGTGTTACCGGGACGCCGGGGACACGGAAACCATGCTCCAGGAAGAAATCCTGCCCTACCCTGTGAATCCGAATGGCTCTGCCTGTAACATTGCAGCCCTCAGTGATCCTGCAGGCCGTGTATTAGGTTTAATGCCGCACCCGGAACGGTTCCTGTTCGCCACACAGCATCCTCAGTGGACGCGCCTGGGACTCACTGGTGAAGGAGCCGGTATGCAACTCTTCCGCAATGCCGTTAACTACTTTGTATAA
- a CDS encoding prenyltransferase/squalene oxidase repeat-containing protein, giving the protein MRYRFFHKEQRPVFRTLIARLLLVSGLMIAGGHANVMAQAEINRSIDAQGKKYYTLQTRTAVSRGLQFLAERQHTDGSFGSGSTFKSNVAVTALCGMAFLADGSTPGRGKYGIQVQKAVDFILASCKPSGYIISPDSISHGPMYGHGFATLFLAEVYGMTHSKDVRAKLEKAVELIVKSQNAKGGWRYTPESRDADLSVTVCQIMALRAARNCGIFISKDVIDRCIDYVKQSQNPDGGFRYQLVRQAESEFPRSAAGVVALYSAGIYEGPEIENGLGYLMRHLPNQRYFRGSHYYYGQYYAVQAMWQAGKNYWEGWYSAIREELISGQMSSGSWRPDSSNCVEYSTAMSCIVLQIPRNNIPIFQR; this is encoded by the coding sequence TTGCGATATCGATTTTTTCACAAAGAACAACGACCAGTCTTTCGTACCCTCATTGCGAGACTTCTGCTTGTTTCAGGTCTTATGATCGCAGGTGGACATGCAAATGTGATGGCACAGGCGGAGATTAACCGTTCAATCGATGCGCAGGGAAAAAAGTATTACACCCTGCAAACGCGGACAGCCGTCAGTCGTGGTCTGCAGTTTCTGGCAGAACGACAGCATACTGATGGTTCTTTTGGTTCTGGTTCTACTTTTAAAAGCAATGTCGCGGTGACAGCATTGTGTGGAATGGCTTTCCTCGCGGATGGTAGTACACCGGGTAGAGGTAAGTATGGAATCCAAGTGCAGAAAGCGGTTGATTTCATTCTGGCTTCCTGCAAGCCTTCAGGCTACATCATTTCACCCGACAGCATTTCCCATGGACCGATGTACGGTCACGGATTTGCCACATTATTTCTGGCTGAAGTTTATGGGATGACACACAGCAAAGATGTGCGTGCGAAACTGGAAAAGGCAGTCGAGCTGATTGTGAAATCACAGAATGCTAAAGGGGGCTGGCGATATACGCCGGAGAGTAGAGATGCGGATCTGTCTGTGACCGTTTGCCAGATCATGGCGCTCCGGGCGGCTCGGAATTGTGGGATCTTTATTTCTAAAGATGTGATTGATCGCTGTATTGACTATGTGAAACAGAGCCAGAACCCGGATGGCGGATTTCGCTACCAGCTGGTGCGTCAGGCAGAGAGCGAATTTCCCCGATCCGCTGCGGGTGTTGTCGCCTTATACAGTGCAGGCATCTACGAAGGTCCAGAAATCGAAAACGGTCTGGGTTATCTGATGCGGCATCTGCCCAACCAGCGTTACTTCCGCGGCAGTCACTATTATTACGGACAATATTACGCCGTACAGGCAATGTGGCAGGCAGGAAAAAATTACTGGGAAGGCTGGTATTCGGCAATTCGCGAAGAGCTGATCTCCGGGCAGATGTCCAGCGGCAGCTGGAGGCCGGACAGTTCCAACTGTGTCGAATACAGTACTGCCATGTCGTGTATCGTTCTGCAGATTCCCCGGAATAATATTCCCATCTTTCAGCGTTGA
- a CDS encoding cation:proton antiporter produces the protein MWKSLASILLLLGAALLLGTIAEQLRQSALLGYIAAGTLVGPNLLGWVSNQKDIFDLAELGVALLLFAIGLEFSLPRLRRLGRVPLLAGTLQVFFTLLAGAMVTAFLGFSIAESLAVGAMIALSSTACVVRMLNDRAELDSPHGRTALGILLVQDIAVIPLMLIVTALLNGGTPGDVILQLGLSLVLAAVFVIVFYGLFNFVLPRVLELSSLRRNRDFPILLAMLMAAGSAWSAHQLGLSPALGAFVAGVLLAISPFATQIRADIQPLKTVLVTLFFAAVGMFADLTWIAGHLGLVLAVVAAIVLGKLIITFGLAYLCGQPWQFALGTGLCLAQVGEFSFVLATVAHGEPGVSILSESTFRAMIAATIATLLLTPYLIQLAPRAAVMIRRLTQPNPLPPADQVNASSVETEPVSKTDSDSIIILGFGPAGQRVAGELLQVGLKQIVVIDLNHENLQIARQYGLQAQVGDATQIEVLEHAGLYRARLVIITLPSPTICRQIIHLVRQMAPGTSLYVRCRYHLHHWQLLAAGADVIVDEEEHVGECLAQQFLDSSLYQLMSRSSRETEENRDGHSP, from the coding sequence ATGTGGAAATCGCTGGCGAGCATTCTGCTCCTGCTGGGGGCAGCACTTCTGCTGGGAACTATCGCCGAACAACTGCGGCAAAGTGCGTTATTAGGATACATTGCAGCGGGAACACTGGTCGGACCAAATTTACTTGGCTGGGTTTCTAACCAGAAAGACATCTTCGACCTCGCGGAACTGGGGGTGGCGCTCCTGCTGTTTGCCATTGGCCTCGAATTCTCACTCCCCCGCCTCCGCCGACTGGGACGTGTCCCGTTACTCGCAGGTACTCTGCAGGTGTTTTTTACACTGCTGGCAGGCGCAATGGTGACGGCATTCCTGGGATTCTCTATTGCTGAATCCCTTGCCGTCGGAGCAATGATTGCGCTCAGCAGTACCGCCTGCGTAGTTCGGATGTTAAATGATCGTGCAGAACTAGACTCGCCCCATGGGCGAACAGCGTTAGGCATCCTGCTGGTTCAGGACATTGCCGTCATTCCCCTGATGCTGATTGTCACGGCTCTGCTCAATGGAGGAACCCCGGGCGATGTCATTCTCCAGTTGGGACTTTCCCTGGTCCTGGCGGCTGTCTTTGTCATCGTGTTTTATGGACTGTTCAATTTTGTCCTGCCGCGCGTGCTCGAGCTTTCTTCTCTAAGACGAAATCGTGATTTTCCAATTCTCCTGGCAATGCTGATGGCCGCTGGGTCTGCCTGGTCGGCGCACCAGCTCGGGCTCAGTCCTGCGCTCGGAGCGTTTGTCGCCGGTGTTTTATTGGCGATCTCTCCATTTGCCACTCAAATCCGGGCCGATATTCAGCCACTGAAAACCGTTCTCGTTACCCTGTTTTTTGCAGCGGTCGGCATGTTCGCTGACCTGACCTGGATTGCCGGTCACCTCGGGCTCGTGCTGGCGGTGGTCGCTGCGATCGTCCTGGGTAAACTGATTATCACATTCGGACTGGCTTACCTCTGTGGTCAACCATGGCAGTTTGCCCTGGGAACAGGACTCTGCCTGGCCCAGGTGGGAGAATTTTCGTTTGTGCTGGCAACCGTTGCCCACGGCGAACCGGGAGTCAGTATCCTCTCTGAATCCACCTTCCGCGCGATGATTGCTGCGACCATCGCAACTCTGTTGTTGACTCCCTATTTGATCCAACTGGCTCCAAGAGCTGCTGTAATGATTCGCCGACTAACGCAACCCAATCCATTGCCTCCGGCCGACCAGGTAAATGCCAGTTCAGTTGAAACAGAACCTGTTTCGAAAACGGATTCCGATTCCATTATCATTCTGGGTTTCGGACCTGCCGGACAACGGGTCGCCGGAGAACTGCTGCAGGTCGGTCTGAAGCAAATCGTCGTCATCGATTTGAACCACGAAAACCTCCAGATCGCCAGACAGTATGGACTGCAGGCACAAGTGGGAGATGCGACTCAGATCGAAGTACTGGAGCATGCGGGGCTTTACCGCGCGCGACTGGTGATTATCACCCTTCCCAGTCCAACAATATGTCGACAGATCATTCACCTGGTACGCCAGATGGCGCCGGGAACTTCTCTTTATGTTCGCTGCCGCTACCATCTGCATCACTGGCAACTTCTGGCAGCAGGTGCAGACGTGATTGTCGATGAGGAAGAACATGTGGGGGAATGCCTGGCACAACAGTTCCTTGATTCATCACTCTATCAGTTAATGAGTAGATCCTCGCGCGAGACAGAGGAAAACAGGGACGGCCATTCTCCCTGA